The Azospirillum brasilense genome window below encodes:
- a CDS encoding NAD(P)/FAD-dependent oxidoreductase: MTQQIVIAGSGFAGLWAALSAARAVALAGRDGDVAITVVSPTPQLHIRPRLYEAVLEGMAPDLAALFEAVGVRHVPGVVTTIHADRRAVDVTGTDGARFTLPYDRFVLAAGSRLFTPPIPGLAEHAFNVDQLDSAHALDAHLKALAAQPETAARNTVVVAGGGFTGIETAAEMPDRLRAILGADAKVRVVVVEQAPAIGPDLGPVPRPVIEQALAECGVEIVAGTAVATVDAGGVTTSTGERIAAATVVWTAGARANPLAAQITGEHDRFGRVPADPFLRAIGSDGIFVTGDVALAATDDRGNVAAMSCQHALSLGRVAGHNAAAELVGLPTHPYSQPKYVTCLDLGPWGALFTEGWDRQVRLTREEGKAVKREINTKWIYPPQPDRDAVFAIANPDYVIVP, translated from the coding sequence ATGACCCAGCAGATCGTCATCGCCGGTTCCGGTTTCGCCGGATTGTGGGCCGCCTTGTCCGCCGCCCGCGCCGTGGCGCTGGCCGGCCGCGACGGCGACGTCGCGATCACCGTCGTCTCGCCGACCCCTCAGCTCCACATCCGCCCCCGCCTCTACGAGGCGGTGCTGGAAGGCATGGCGCCGGACCTCGCCGCGCTGTTCGAGGCCGTGGGTGTCCGCCACGTCCCCGGCGTCGTGACAACGATCCACGCCGACCGCCGCGCGGTGGACGTCACCGGCACCGACGGCGCCCGGTTCACCCTGCCCTACGACCGCTTCGTCCTGGCCGCCGGCAGCCGCCTGTTCACCCCGCCCATTCCCGGTCTCGCCGAGCACGCCTTCAACGTCGACCAGTTGGACAGCGCGCACGCCCTGGACGCCCATCTGAAGGCCCTGGCCGCCCAGCCGGAAACGGCGGCGCGCAACACCGTGGTGGTGGCCGGCGGCGGCTTCACCGGGATCGAGACGGCGGCGGAGATGCCGGACCGGCTGCGCGCCATCCTGGGCGCGGACGCCAAGGTCCGCGTCGTGGTGGTCGAACAGGCGCCGGCCATCGGACCCGATCTCGGCCCCGTGCCGCGCCCCGTCATCGAGCAGGCACTGGCCGAATGCGGCGTGGAGATCGTCGCCGGCACGGCGGTCGCCACCGTCGACGCTGGGGGCGTCACCACCTCCACCGGCGAGCGCATCGCCGCCGCCACCGTCGTCTGGACGGCGGGAGCCCGCGCCAATCCGTTGGCGGCGCAGATCACCGGCGAGCATGACCGGTTCGGGCGCGTTCCCGCCGATCCGTTCCTGCGGGCGATCGGCAGCGACGGCATCTTCGTCACCGGCGACGTGGCGCTGGCCGCCACCGACGACCGCGGCAACGTCGCCGCCATGTCCTGCCAGCACGCTTTGAGCCTGGGGCGCGTCGCCGGGCACAACGCCGCGGCGGAGCTGGTCGGCCTGCCCACCCACCCCTACAGCCAGCCCAAATACGTGACCTGCCTCGACCTCGGTCCCTGGGGGGCGCTCTTCACGGAGGGCTGGGACCGGCAGGTCCGGCTGACCCGCGAGGAGGGCAAGGCGGTTAAGCGCGAGATCAACACCAAGTGGATCTACCCGCCCCAGCCGGACCGCGACGCCGTCTTCGCGATCGCCAACCCCGACTATGTGATCGTTCCCTGA